The Montipora foliosa isolate CH-2021 chromosome 10, ASM3666993v2, whole genome shotgun sequence genomic sequence atgtttaaaacGCCTGGCCACTCACTTCAACATCAACATGTTTGGTCACTAAACAATGTTTAatgttgtttaaacgccaaacatttcccgtttggccccAGGCCCTTACtgttatcatcatcaccaaAGTAATCTTCGTCATCACCATTTATGGTTCCATTACTAATATCATTACAACCAACTACATCGTCGTCATTATCACGTACATTCTTCTAACCCAATAATCAGATTCAAAACGTCAACATACCATCACAGAAGGGACATCTCatttcatcgtcatcatcagctAGATCTGCAATCGAGGGTCTTCATTTGATCCTACCTGTGCAAGGGCGTTGCTTTTTtaagcaaacaacctacaatatccAGGTGGCGAAAACGCCACAATCtggtgagtaccctctgtttgacacggTGTGACttcccctttgaaaaatcctcgCTACGCCCCTGCTGTGTAGCATGGGTGACGAGCCttattttgtatctttttgCTCCAAAGGTTTATAACAGTGTCCTATTTCCTAAACGATGTGGAGGAAGGAGGGGAAATTGTGTTTCCACTAGCAAATAACAAATTTGAGGTAAACCATCTTCTCGTCTGGGATTAAAAGCTTGTTTAATAACATAGGGTATTATCGTTTTTCTCATGTGTTTATTTCCGTTGTGACTTAACGTCCTCTTAAAACTGCAGGAAGACGTCATGAACAATTCTGATAACTGGACGGGTTTCTTCACATATGACAAGACGACAGGTAGTAGAAATCATTTTCAAGTCAATATCGAATTTAAAATGGAAGGAGCTAACAGAGCATTGTATGGGAAAGGAAGTGACGCGGGAGGAGCTTTTGAGTTGATTGACAGCTTGGTGAAAGACGATATAATAAGATTCAGGAAAAGATATCTGAACAATGATAGTGGCGAGGTCTCAATCAAATATGCGGGAAGATTAAAGGGTAAAGCTCAGATTGAGGGGAGATGGTGGATACCTGGCCGAGGAAAGATGCACGGATTCTTTTTCATGCGTTGTGAAGCTTACGAGGTATTGGGCTTTATGTTTAGTTTTGCATCGTTATTGCGCAAGATTATCTCTGATATGCGTAAATGAATAATGATCACTGGGTGAAATGGATTGTTCATTAAAAGTGTCAAAAAAAGGCCCCTTGATCTTTTCAACATATCTTGCTTGATTCAACCATAATTTTCCGGTGTGCCGCCATCTTTTGAATAAAGAGATTCCTATAGGTAAATATGAAAGAGGTTCACTTCGCCAAAGAGAGATCATACCTTTCTTGTTCTCTTTGTCCGTCATGCATTCTTTCTTTTACAAATGCTGATTACTTATTGTTTTCGTAGAAAATTAAATTCGCATGACCTCAAGTGAGTGAACATCAATCTTTCGAACCACTTGAATTGATCCGAAGAAATCCCAGATCTTGTTAACTTTATTACAATAATTCAGTGATCGTTATATCACATCCAGCCGAAACTGATATCCGAAGGTTACAGACGAAGGAAGAAGGCAGAGAACTGTGTTTCTACACAGCAGAATTGCGGTCTTCAGTATCTCGTATCGAAGTTGGATTCCCCATCAACCTCTTCATTTTTTGCCGATGTTGCTGTCAAATTCAGCTCATACCATAACAGATCTCCCTTTTTTCATAGAAATGGATGAGTACTGCAACTGGAAGATGTAATTCACATGAATATTGCTCAAAGGGAAATTTGGTCATCAAACCAGAACGAGGCAAGGCCATCATATGGTATAATCATCTCATAAATAACGAGGGAACCTGGATTGGAGGCTTGGATAACGCAATGTATTATGGGCATTGTGATGTCAAAAAAGGCGAAAAGTGGATAGCGACAAACTGGATTAACATAGACGGCGACGGGGATAATGAACTGCGAGCCTGGAAAAAAGGCAGCAACCTCATATCACATACCAAAACAGGAGAGAGCGAAAACATACTTCGAACGATGCGCAAAAAGAGAGAAAGCATTCGAACAGATATCATTGAAGAAGAAATGAAAGACGACATGGAGGACGCAAAAGAATGGACTTTTGACGATAACCATCCGAAGGAAAGACATGTCCTTAACGCAGTAACTTCCCTTCTGGAAACTCTTAAAGAGGATGAACTTCGTAGTGTTTCTAAAATTGTACACGAGAAGCTAGAAATGTTGTGTGTTCCTTTAGTCCTTAATCAAGGTGGCAAAATTTCCCTTGTTGATGGAAGCAGGGCAGATTAACTTTCCAATTAGGTAGCTTTTCTTTTAATGGAACACTGTGAAAGCATTTTCAGATTTGCAATATGAAGATGGTGAAAACAACACTTGAAGGCACTCGGATGGGGgaaatgaaagagaaagaagATGTCTACGATGGCTTGTTTTATTCCAAAAGTTCTACTGACCGCTTGAATGCGCTTGAATCCCTGGAAAAGTACGACGGTGTTAGTTCACGCATGCAAAAGGGCTTTTTACTTAGTAATGGGGAGTTTGCCAGAAAAACAGATACAGATCGTGGTATTGAAACTGAAACAATGCGTAAATATCTCACaaatgtaaatataaaatcGTTTGCAATAGAAGGTAATAACCGTTCactgtaaatatatatatatatatagtatctATATAGGAGGCTAGTAGGACaatgattttgaatttttttattgtcaaatttcTTTAAATCATTGCCGAATTGAAAATACAGTCTGCATCAAAACTGTCTTCTTCATAGTATTCTGTTCGATTTTATTTTGAATGCGGTGTATAAGCCTTCGGCTTCTTGAACTCGGCTTTAATTCTACCCGCGTATCAGTGTATTTCAATCTGATACAACTTCTTATAGAGAAATAAATTGAGTCAGAAAACCGACGGTATAGTTATAAAAACAAGCCATCTAAAGCGctataatatatttttattttacaacTCTTGCACTAAAGTGACTCCTTTCCCTCATAATGAATGGTTTGTGGCGTGTCGTGTTCTATTAAGTGTGGCGGAACAATTTTGCTCTCTACGTGGTTCGAGTAGTTAGACTTTTTGACGAGAGAAATTGACTTTGGATTTTTATGAGGCTCTTGTTTTTTAGGTCTTCAAAGTAGCAGATATTGGGTTTCTGTCACGAACAAAAGGTGCCCCGTGCGATATGTGTGAGTTAATTCTTGTTTGTTCTGGTCCAACAGTGAGAAAATTGGAAAATTGTCACCTGAGGTGATTCAGTTCCAGTATCTCGCTTTTTAAGTCCAGTGGTTGAACTGGGGCCAAGATTTTTCCAAGTTGTCAGGTACTTGTCGCGTACCCGTTGAACCTGCATGAATAAATTATAAAGTGAATCAATTATATTAACAGCAGATATGCAGTGATTGATGTTTAGGAGTGATTGAGCGAGTGATTCTTTCAAGGCAAATTAGTGTAAATAGCCACAAATATATCGGGATTTTCACTTGTGTAGGATGGGAATATATCTTCACTATGGCCTTAGTGTAATTTGTATTTTTGCCACGGTGCTGTGTCAAGAACAAGGGATCAAATCGCAACTCGAACAGTGTCACGGTAGAAGCTCAAACTGTGTTGGAAGTGACCGAAAACATGGGTCTAATCAATTTTTGCTTGGATTACCGCGATTACATGCAGTGAAGGTAACTAAAGCCGTTTTCAATTGCTTTATTATGATCTTTTCACATTCAAAACTTCAGGGAAAATGTATATTGGCAAAATACACAGTACCCGCGCAGAACAGTGCTGTTTTATTGCTTTCGTTTGAATTGTCATAGTAAATGATCTCTTTTGCGGGCTCAAACTCAAAACCAGAATCATTCTTGGAGTGTGTATACGGAGAAACGGCAACTTTGGATCTGCATTTCACTGCAGAGCttccacctaaaaaaaaaacacgtacACGAATGACCAAGCCGGTCTTTAACACATTAAAGAAAACTCGCCAATTTGCATCTTGAGTGGATGCTACAAAGTATTTACGTAAGCCGCATTTGGAAAGTAACTATATTGTAACATGCATTAAACGGAAGTCTTGAAGCTGAGCTTTAACAACTAACGTAGCGACAGCAGAGCAAAATGACACGTGCCGTATTGTTTTCGGGCTGATAACTTTTAATGTCGGGACTTATCGATCAATCTATGCCCCGGTTTTCCGCATAAATGAAATAAGTGATCTAACTGTGATGATATTAGTTTTTGTAGAACTTGAATCTCTCAGAACCGCTTTCATCAACACCATAGCAACGCAATGGAAAACAACTtagcaatggaaagaaattgtAACAGAGAGCTTAATGATAGTTAGTGTCTGTGCTGCGCTTAAATTTGCTTCCTTCATGTTGTCTGTTGTGAATCAAGAGAGGATTAGGTAAGAGAACGGaccccccctcccaccccctCCCCATACGtgggcctcttccaatgatagttttttaaaatctaattgTAGCTACGCTGAACGCAGCTATTTTGGAGAAGCACCTGActggccagttgtaatgacgtaatgaaattttaaatatgcacGGCATTGGGAACtagaacttaaaatagcttttgaaacaaaaaatagattataaaaaaaactatgatgggGCATGAGGGatcctcatcctctcttgcgtGAGTCTTAAAAAAGCGGATTTGATAGTCGGCATGAGAAAACATCAGAGAAACTTGAACTTCGACGAACGGTTACTATAAGAAAGTTTTCATCGTgcatcatatcatcatatcatatatactCTCCTATGTTTAGGTTGGTTATATTGAAAAGCGGGAGCTTACGAAGGGAAGCATACACCATGTGACGACTCTCAGTGTGCACCCGCCTATATTTGGTGAGCATAGTTTAATGTTTGGCTAAAATATCCTGCGCTATTCCCATAGGCAATCAGACCCCAACAGTAGCATAACCAATATTGTAATTATTTCACTCGTGTGCTTTTTCCAGCGCTTGACGACCGGGCACATGTACTTGCTTTGCGTTACGATTCACTTATTGCATCACTTGGGTGCATTTGATGTGACTGTCCCAACAAATTACTTTGGTATCGGCTTATATTTACGATTCTTCAATTGATTTTGAAACGGTTGTCGCTGCTATCAAATCGAACAAAGGTACGTAATCCCTGCAAACAGAAACTagtaaaagagaagaaaaagagaCAAACTATAGAACGTTTTCTTATGTTGCGTTGGCGGGTCCCTAAGGACTAAATGTGCTTATTTGATTTTGATCAATGTGTTTTACGCCCGCAGAGATTCCAAACTTCTTTACAGATGAAGAGTGTGAAATGATTGTGGAACTCGCTCAAGAAAAAGGTTTGAAAGAAATTTCCCCGGGTCAAGACACTCGCGAAGTCATCGACAAAGACTCTCTGAAAGATTTGTTAAGGGATTGGGACAAAAATAATGATGGCTTTGTCGATAAAAATGAGGTGGGACGGAATTCTTAGTATATGTCCAACGTCACTTTAGTAGTTTAGACTGTTCTACAGCTGCGCATGAGTAGTAAGGGAAAGGCTGATTGAATGACCAAACAACTGAAATTATACAAGGAATTTTCCTCGTGAAAATTCcttgtgtcatttcagtggctgggttagggttagggtcatTCAATCAGCCTTTTACTTTCTACTGGCATCCGTTTCGGAAGCTACTTTTGTCGCGTCTTTCCTTTCTCATTAGTTACAGATTTTCTTCAGTAATGCACTTGTATAATGGCTCCTCCTCTGTAAACATTTTGTGATATAATGGTGATATATTTAGTTACTCAGCAGAACTGTTACTTAAGCcgatagaaaaaaaaactaaagcaAGCAAAACAAGACTGtccaataataaattattcttcGTTGCTTTTGAAGGCTGTTCATTTGGCTGCAAGAAGAAACCTGTATTTAACAAAGGAGGACACTATGGAAATGTGAGATCATGTGCTTAGTATTTTGCTGATGTAAGTTCCTTGGGCTGGAAAATCACTCTCCTCATGgggaaaattcaaatttcgtaCTTTTTCCCTGAGGCCGTAAGCTGCAGCTATCTAGGGGTTACTAGGAACTCATAGCGAGCAAAATTATTCGTAGTTTACTCTTTACAGTGTACTAGCTTCGCTAtgcatttcaaaattttaaattttttgacacaaCACTTTTTTGTAGGTTCAAAGCTTTGAAGTTAGATAAATACGGAGATGGTAAGTTGATCATATATTTCATTCATTTACGTATTgggaaataacaataatattaaaaactCTAGACAGTTTCCATCCATCCTTGTTTGTTTATGTCATGAAGGAATTTCCCTGTTTTGCACTAACGCTTCTCTACCCGCTCGTTCAATTCTGTAATGGGAGGGTTGTCTATAATGCCGTTTTTGACCAAGCCACTTTGTTTAACTTCTATTTTATTTCTGCTAATCATCATTGTTTCAAATAGAATCATATTTTTCTCATAAAGTGCCTTTCAACTAGAAGAAGTTGGCGATAATTTGTCGTCCCTATTataatcatcattatcatcattatcatcatcacacAAATTGCACTTTCCTCGTTTAACTTAAAGAAGCAGTTTGACGTTCAACGAAATTGATGAATTATTTTCAGGCAAAATTCCTGCAAAGAAACTTGATCAGACTTTATTGGAAGATATTCACGATTACTTTGACCAGGAAGTAGTGAAGAAGCCGCGCATGCGTAATCAAAGTGGCAGCCAAGTCTGGTTATGGCATGACGATGACGAACTTTTACAGTATGAAGGTTTGCTTGAAGATTATCATTACAGGTAAAAAAAAGTTGATGGGAAGCACATTTGCGCTGACTATTCAACTGATAAACCTGGAATTAAGTCGTGATTTTGTGTTTAAATTTGCAGACTTGGACAGCTTACTCACATACCAAAACCAATACTAGAACAAAGTGAGCCAGTACAGGTAATTTGGGGAAATTTTAAGGAAAAACGAACTAAAGTAACTCATAGAGGCAAAGAAATGTGACGATACGTTTGCAGGAAACGTCGTTCTTAGTCTCTATAGCCTCTTAATGcatctgttgttttttttgttgacaaaatTAAAATCGACGTCAATCCTTAATACTACTTTGTACTAGTGACGCTGGTGCGAGTACAAACCATTTAAAGAGGCGCTTTTAGATTTTATGTCCAATCAAAAGCTACTAGTATTCAAAATACCAGTAAGTTTGCGCATATTTGTGTTGCTTATACCTGCGACGCAGGTAGACTGAAAAACAGAAGTTTTTTGCGTTGATCGAATGGGTCTCGCCACGCGAAAGGTCTGGAGAAAGGGGGAAAACGAATAGTGAGACTGAATTCTTGTCTTGAAGAAAAACCCACTTTTTTCGCAGTCTTCGTCGCTAGTGAAGCCAGCTTTACAAGTCCGCTTGTTGTAGTTTGAGAGCGAGACAAGATGTTAAGCATGATTAAAAGTTCTAAGGTGGAGGATTAACTACAGCGTGATTATTAAGTGTTCTATTGCACCGTATTAATACGGGAGCAGCGTGTTAATTACAAGGATAGAGGTTGGAACACTTGGAGTCTTTTGTTGTAGTAAGGACGTTTCTGATGTGAAGACTTTTCGTACTTTACCATTGTTAACTCCTGTCGTATTTGAGTGCTGGCAATgatagaaaagaaaacaatgtttACAATAGTAAGACCACGTGATTTGATTTGGCTTACCGCAAGTTTATCTGTTTATCATAGTTAACTTTGTGGACTTTGCTTTGTATTTGAGGCTTTTTACCACAAATAAACACCAAAGTCGGcgtgattttcatttttaaacatGAACCAATTATCTTCTGCCGCAGGTTGTACATTACGCAGAAGGCGGTCACTATCATTGCCATTATGATAGCGACAAAACTGCGCATGACAAACCTTGTTGTTTGTATGGCTCTGGAGATTGCAGGCTCTGTAGGTGGGTGATTTCAAGTCGCAAATTCAGATCTTAGCTGATAAAATTCTCAAACTAATCAGGCCATGCATTTGGAAAGTTAACACTTTAAATCTTTTTATCATGCAGGTATATATCAATCGCTGTTTTTTTGAACGATGTTGATG encodes the following:
- the LOC137972491 gene encoding uncharacterized protein, whose product is MNLKMADRTCTTAVVCAMCLLMAVWGLRVGGTDILSSRRTCDIEEGEDDHCKSEDKNKYLGIADVSAKQTPDAKAEKAGTSKIHSDAAAIEETSSSDVNDSLSKSQDKQTQVTKNSTSDWLGLQIPLVDGVRVGHVEEIEILPGVKRQMKTLSMRPLVFEIPDFFDADECELVIALAENKNLKDNLKRTDSRGIQYEDPLNTFKQWDLNNDEYIDPEEVVLIPGKMDLKFTEMNATEMMRSLELDKDNNGKIDLTEFKSTQLERIKEYIAALLNDSSLRRIPNAKVSWLWHDEDELLRYQPDLLDGFHQRLQSITKIPKEIIQESEPMQVLQFEEGNYQYCQQDSEPTFQGVPCCLYGDMQECRICRFITVSYFLNDVEEGGEIVFPLANNKFEEDVMNNSDNWTGFFTYDKTTGSRNHFQVNIEFKMEGANRALYGKGSDAGGAFELIDSLVKDDIIRFRKRYLNNDSGEVSIKYAGRLKGKAQIEGRWWIPGRGKMHGFFFMRCEAYEKWMSTATGRCNSHEYCSKGNLVIKPERGKAIIWYNHLINNEGTWIGGLDNAMYYGHCDVKKGEKWIATNWINIDGDGDNELRAWKKGSNLISHTKTGESENILRTMRKKRESIRTDIIEEEMKDDMEDAKEWTFDDNHPKERHVLNAVTSLLETLKEDELRSVSKIVHEKLEMLCVPLVLNQGGKISLVDGSRADPQIYRDFHLCRMGIYLHYGLSVICIFATVLCQEQGIKSQLEQCHGRSSNCVGSDRKHGSNQFLLGLPRLHAVKVGYIEKRELTKGSIHHVTTLSVHPPIFEIPNFFTDEECEMIVELAQEKGLKEISPGQDTREVIDKDSLKDLLRDWDKNNDGFVDKNEAVHLAARRNLYLTKEDTMEMFKALKLDKYGDGKIPAKKLDQTLLEDIHDYFDQEVVKKPRMRNQSGSQVWLWHDDDELLQYEGLLEDYHYRLGQLTHIPKPILEQSEPVQVVHYAEGGHYHCHYDSDKTAHDKPCCLYGSGDCRLCRYISIAVFLNDVDEGGEIAFPLADNKTFSWEAWSNESSYKCNMVNHCDKSNVIIKPQRGKAVMWYNHDLAGSQSWMADLNPLSCQGICQVKKGENWVAKIWININGDGRKELRAWRMGHNWLSENNRNEEIINSLKTEITAEDTVKNKYTREKNRFHDKEGEPSGSSSNKEDSSSTNNAETKKDGVGSTVDVQDLPEATPEGPKLVRTETSSPLPLTEEQMTPKGPGLGHFPPSEFEGNRIMQSIMLLLEELDQVELEIIARNLHSRLKLVCVPLIVNPMGRI